Sequence from the Gemmatimonadota bacterium genome:
CCACGTGCAGATCGGCCTGACCCTGGCGGACGAGGCCGACGTCCCGATCCCCATGAACGCGGTCATTGCAAAAGAACTTGAAATCGTGGGCAGCCACGGCATGCCGGCCCACCGGTTTGCCGATCTGTTGCGCATGGTCACCTCCGGCGCGCTGCAGCCCGGTCGCCTGGTCGGCAAGACCGTCTCCCTCGAAGAGGCCGGCGCCGAACTGGAAGCCATGGGCCGATTCAGCCAGACGGGTGTCACGGTCATCGACCGGTTCTGACGGTCATCGACCAGTTCTGACGAAAGGAATTCGCATGGCCGAGAAGGACATCGTTGCCCTCGAACGGCAGATCTTCGAACTCACCGCTAAGTTGAACGCCTTGCGGCGGGACAATGACCCCAGTCCGGTGCCGAACTACCGGTTCGACACCCTGACCGGAGAGGTTTCCCTGCTCGATCTGTTCGCCGGCCGCGACCGCCTGCTGGCCATCCACAACATGGGACAGGGCTGCCGGTACTGTACGCTCTGGGCGGACGGATTCAACGGCATGCTGGCCCATCTCGAGGACGCCATGTCCGTCGTGCTGCTGTCCGGCGATCCCCCCGCCCTGCAGCGTGACTTCGCCAATTCGCGGAACTGGCGCTTTCGCCTCGCTTCCCACGGTGGCGGCGCGTATATCGTAGAACAGACGGTAATGGAGGGCGTGGAGAACATGCCTGGCGCGGTGCTTTACGAACAGCAGGATGACCAGGTGCTGCGAAAGAACAGTGGCGTGTTCGGCCCCGGCGACCTGTACTGCTCCCTCTGGAACCTGCTGGGCCTTGCGGGTCTCGGCGAAGCGGAATGGACCCCCCAGTACCGGTACTGGCGACAGCCCGACAAGATGGACGACGGCGGTGAGAACCTGCTCGAATAGCGGCTGTCCCGTTACAGCGGTTGGTGCTTCAGAGGTCGCTGCAGTGCGCGAAAGACCTGCGGGAGGTACGGTGCGCGACAGTCCATCCATCAGACTGTTCCACGAAAACTGGTTCCTTCGCGAAGCGCCGTCACCGGACCTCACGCAGGCGGAAGGACGCTTGATCGAAGCCGCCATGGGACCGGACCCCGGTCGTTGGGATGGCCAGCCGGACCTGGCGCGGATGATCGCGATCCTTGCCGAGTATCCTACCGTTCTCGACCGCGTAGGCGCCCACCTGCTTACCGTCATCGTCGGCATGCGCGGCTGCGGAGGCGCGGTGTCGCTTCTGCTTGATCGCGGTGTGCCGTTCAACATCGACCCAACTGCGTACAACGTGCTGCACGAAGCGGCCTGGGCGGGTTCCGCGGACACGCTCGAAGCCGTTTTCACTTCGGGTGCGGCGGACGCCACCCCGGTGTCCGTCGAAAAGCCCCATACGGGTTGGCCCGCGAACCTTTCCCTCATGTACTGGGCCGCCTGGGGCGGGTATCCCCAGGTCGCCAGGCTTCTGATAGCGTACGGCGCCGGAAGACATCACGAACGGCCTATCAAGGGTAACGGGGAGCGGGGCGTAACGTCCCTGCACGAGGCCGTGTCTCCCGGACTCTGGGGCGACGACGATTCACCCAGGAACCTTGGCAAGCGTGAAGTCGCCCGCATGCTGATCGAGGACGGCGCGGCATACGACGCGTGCGCGGCGGCGGGACTGAACGACACCGGCCGTCTCGAGGCGCTCATGGCCTCCGATTCCGATCCCCGCTTTGCCCCCGGCGTCGCCCCCGGCCCCCCCCGGGATACAGGCTGTGACATTTAGAAAAAAGTCCGAGGC
This genomic interval carries:
- a CDS encoding DUF899 domain-containing protein codes for the protein MAEKDIVALERQIFELTAKLNALRRDNDPSPVPNYRFDTLTGEVSLLDLFAGRDRLLAIHNMGQGCRYCTLWADGFNGMLAHLEDAMSVVLLSGDPPALQRDFANSRNWRFRLASHGGGAYIVEQTVMEGVENMPGAVLYEQQDDQVLRKNSGVFGPGDLYCSLWNLLGLAGLGEAEWTPQYRYWRQPDKMDDGGENLLE
- a CDS encoding ankyrin repeat domain-containing protein; this translates as MRDSPSIRLFHENWFLREAPSPDLTQAEGRLIEAAMGPDPGRWDGQPDLARMIAILAEYPTVLDRVGAHLLTVIVGMRGCGGAVSLLLDRGVPFNIDPTAYNVLHEAAWAGSADTLEAVFTSGAADATPVSVEKPHTGWPANLSLMYWAAWGGYPQVARLLIAYGAGRHHERPIKGNGERGVTSLHEAVSPGLWGDDDSPRNLGKREVARMLIEDGAAYDACAAAGLNDTGRLEALMASDSDPRFAPGVAPGPPRDTGCDI